The following are from one region of the Hymenobacter radiodurans genome:
- the hemA gene encoding glutamyl-tRNA reductase codes for MKQSFKAVSLSYKKAPLAIRELLTLDEATCSRLLHQLHNYLRLTDVLVLSTCNRTEVYYAADTDHSAAIVQALGELKEMDASSYYEYFTVLTSAAAAVQHLFEVALGLDAQVVGDMQISSQVKRAYQRSAEADVAGPFLHRLLHTVFAANKRVQQETAFRDGAASTSYATLELVQELTATIAQPRVLIVGLGEIGADICRHFGKSKRFAEVTICNRTPAAAQALATECGLQVLDFAHLTQGLQEADIVISAIATPSPFFTHELLAGLTILSPKFFIDLSVPRSIAAAAEQVPGVLVYNIDAIQNKASEALGRRVAAVPHVREIIAECMAELHEWSRNLQVSPVIQKLKTTLEQLRQQEVNRFKKNMSTEEATRLDDATKSLTQKFMKLPVLQLKAACQRGEADQLVAMLTELFALEDELVEAGA; via the coding sequence ATGAAACAATCCTTTAAGGCCGTCAGTCTCTCTTACAAAAAAGCCCCCCTGGCCATTCGCGAGCTGCTGACGCTGGATGAGGCAACGTGCAGCCGCTTGCTGCACCAGCTGCATAACTACCTACGCCTGACGGACGTGCTGGTGCTCAGCACCTGCAACCGCACCGAAGTGTACTATGCTGCCGATACCGACCACAGCGCCGCCATTGTGCAAGCCCTGGGCGAGTTGAAGGAAATGGATGCCAGCAGCTACTATGAGTACTTCACCGTACTCACTTCGGCGGCCGCCGCTGTGCAGCACCTATTTGAAGTGGCCTTGGGCCTCGATGCGCAGGTGGTAGGCGATATGCAGATCAGCAGCCAAGTGAAAAGGGCCTATCAGCGCTCGGCGGAAGCCGATGTCGCAGGGCCATTTTTACATCGACTGCTACATACTGTATTTGCTGCGAACAAGCGTGTGCAACAGGAAACCGCCTTTCGCGACGGCGCCGCTTCCACGTCTTATGCTACGCTGGAGCTGGTGCAGGAATTGACAGCTACTATCGCTCAGCCCCGAGTTCTTATTGTGGGTTTGGGCGAGATTGGGGCCGATATCTGTCGTCATTTTGGCAAGAGCAAGCGCTTCGCGGAAGTAACCATTTGCAACCGCACGCCAGCTGCAGCCCAGGCGCTAGCCACCGAATGTGGTTTGCAGGTACTTGATTTCGCCCACCTCACGCAGGGCTTACAGGAGGCTGACATCGTTATTTCAGCCATTGCTACTCCCTCGCCGTTTTTCACCCACGAGCTGCTGGCCGGACTAACCATCCTAAGCCCCAAGTTCTTCATCGATCTGTCGGTGCCGCGCAGCATTGCGGCCGCCGCCGAGCAGGTGCCGGGCGTGCTGGTGTACAATATTGATGCTATCCAGAATAAGGCTTCCGAGGCCCTGGGCCGGCGGGTGGCGGCCGTGCCCCACGTGCGCGAAATCATTGCCGAATGCATGGCGGAGCTGCACGAGTGGAGCCGCAATTTGCAGGTGTCGCCGGTTATTCAAAAGCTGAAAACCACGTTGGAGCAGCTGCGCCAACAAGAGGTAAACCGCTTCAAGAAGAATATGAGCACCGAGGAAGCAACCCGCCTCGACGACGCCACCAAGTCTCTGACTCAGAAGTTTATGAAGCTGCCCGTGTTGCAGCTGAAAGCCGCCTGCCAGCGCGGCGAAGCCGACCAGCTGGTGGCAATGCTCACGGAGCTATTTGCCCTGGAAGACGAACTCGTTGAGGCTGGAGCTTAG